The segment TTGTCATCGACCAGGTAGATCAAGCCATCAACCAGCACGGGCGATGGTTTGGCTGGGATGCTTTTCTTGACCGCCCACAGCACGTGGGATTCGGTCACGTCTCCCGTTCCGTCCACTCGGGCTGCCCAGAGCTGTGGCTTGCCAAATCCGGTCGCGAAGTAAACAGCTTCGCCATCGAAGATCGGTCGCGGAACGACCGAGAATCCTTTGCCGTGATACAGCCGCCAGAACTCCTCGCCGGTTTCCGAGTTGTACGAAACCATCCACTGAGAACCCATGCAGAGCAATTGCTCGCGACCGTTTGAATCCGTGATTGCAATTGGCGTGCAGTAAGCCTTCTTCTGATCGCCGGTGGGAGCGTCCATTGGAGGGCGGTTGGTTTCCCACTCGGTGGATCCCGTTTTGGCATTCAACGCGATCACATATTGGCGTTCCATCCCGTCCTGGATCAAGATGACCTTTTCGTTGTGGATGATGGGGGAACTGCCCGGGCCGACCGCGTGCTTGAGCGGCAGCGTCCGCTGCCAGATCAGTTCGCCGCTTGCGCGATCGAGGCAGAATGTGCCGAATGTTCCGAAGTGGCAAATCAGGCGTTCGCCATCGATCACCGGGGTGGGCGACGCGTAGCTGTTGAGCGAATGGATCGCGTCGGGCTGCTCGATGGTGGCCAGCTCAATGGTTTGTTTCAATTCGCCAGTTTCGAAATCAACCGCGAAGACTTTCAACTCGATTGATTTGGCGATCGCGAGTTGTTTGAACTGGCGTTCTGTGTTTTCGGTTTTCTTCAGCAGTTCGAGTCGCTCCTCTTCGGACGGAATGATCTCCACGGCCGAAGTCAGCCAAATCGTCCCATCCGCGATCACGGGAGAAGACCAGGCCTTGCCGGCGAGCTCGGTTTTCCAGGTCCGGTTGTTGTCCTCGCCAAATTCAACCGGAGGATTGCCCTCGGTGACGATCCCGTCCCCCCGCGGGCCGCGGAATTGTGGCCATGAATCCGCCGAGGTGATCGAGGGAATGGAGGCCAGCACGATCGCAAAGGCGGCCGAGGAGAGGGCCCTTCGACGCAGGGCTGAGCGAAGCGATCGAGTCAACCGTCGGGATGGCCGAGACAGGTCGGCAGGGCAGCAAAATCGAACCATGAAGTGACTCAAGCGGGGGAGTAGGCGGGACGTCGCATTCTAGCAAAAGCGTCCGTTGGGGTGCCGCAAAGTTTCTGTGAGCGTTGCAAACCGGTCCGGTATTGGCTGCGGATCACCTGGAAACCATGAATTCAGGGCTT is part of the Rhodopirellula islandica genome and harbors:
- a CDS encoding outer membrane protein assembly factor BamB family protein, which encodes MVRFCCPADLSRPSRRLTRSLRSALRRRALSSAAFAIVLASIPSITSADSWPQFRGPRGDGIVTEGNPPVEFGEDNNRTWKTELAGKAWSSPVIADGTIWLTSAVEIIPSEEERLELLKKTENTERQFKQLAIAKSIELKVFAVDFETGELKQTIELATIEQPDAIHSLNSYASPTPVIDGERLICHFGTFGTFCLDRASGELIWQRTLPLKHAVGPGSSPIIHNEKVILIQDGMERQYVIALNAKTGSTEWETNRPPMDAPTGDQKKAYCTPIAITDSNGREQLLCMGSQWMVSYNSETGEEFWRLYHGKGFSVVPRPIFDGEAVYFATGFGKPQLWAARVDGTGDVTESHVLWAVKKSIPAKPSPVLVDGLIYLVDDNGVASCIDREDGSNVWSKRLGGKFSASPILAAGRIYFCNHSGEVFVIKPGTECDIKVTNQVEGQIMASPAVIGDALILRTDTALYRFDR